The Rana temporaria chromosome 4, aRanTem1.1, whole genome shotgun sequence genome contains a region encoding:
- the LOC120935814 gene encoding gastrula zinc finger protein XlCGF71.1-like: KCFHFQSDLSTHQRSHTGEKPYSCPECRKCFSRKSDLYIHQRSHTGEKPYSCPECGKCFSQKSILSKHQRSHTGEKPYSCPECGKCFTQKSNLYIHQGSHTGEKPYSCPECGKCFSQKSYLSKHQRFHTGEKPYSCPECGKCFSVKSHFSRHQRSHTGEKPYSCPECGKCFSRKSNLSTHQRSHTGEKPYSCPECGKCFSVKSYLSTHQRSHTEEKPYSCPECGKCFSVKSNLSTHQRSHTGEK; this comes from the coding sequence aagtgtttccattttcaatccgatctttccacacatcagagatctcacacaggggagaagccgtattcctgtcctgagtgcaggaaatgtttttcacggaagtccgatctttacatacatcagagatctcacacgggggagaagccgtattcctgtcctgagtgtgggaaatgtttttcacagaagtccattctttccaaacatcagagatctcacacaggggagaagccgtattcctgtcctgagtgtgggaaatgttttactcagaagtccaatctttacatacatcagggatctcacacgggggagaagccgtattcctgtcctgagtgtgggaaatgtttttcacagaagtcctatctttccaaacatcagagatttcacacgggggagaagccgtattcctgtcctgagtgtgggaaatgtttttcagtgaagtcccatttttccagacatcagagatctcacacgggggagaagccgtattcctgtcctgagtgcgggaaatgtttttcacggaagtccaatctttccacacatcagagatctcacacaggggagaagccgtattcctgtcctgagtgtgggaaatgtttctcagtgaagtcctatctttccacacatcagagatctcacacggaggagaagccgtattcctgtcctgagtgtgggaaatgtttctcagtgaagtccaatctttccacacatcagagatctcacacgggggagaag